The DNA segment GTTTTTCTAGGGTAAGTGTAGAGAAATCCTGGAGAAAATCTACACATACAGTATGAAAGTGTAAGGTTTCCAATCACCAAAACCACTACATACTAGGAGGGCCAAAATCAAAATGGTGAGGGGAGGATGTTGGGCTGGTTATTCGGCAAGAAGACAACAGAAGGTATAATCAAGTCCATCGCCAAAAACAGCCCAAACTTTAAAGAGTGGCAAAGACTTGAAAAGAGGAAACTACAACTTCTCGACAAGAGGGCTGAGTTAATAGAGGGGATTAACAGGATTGACGCTGAAATTCGGATGATTGAGTCCTACCAATCCATGCTGATGAGGCAAGATACCCTGTAACCTTATTTTCTCACCACTTTCTTGTTGCCAAGGGCTGGTTGTATTCAATTAGACTACTGTCGAATGCTAACTAACAACTTGACGAACAGAAAGCTTTTTGTATTCCGCGGCGTGAAAGTATTATGTAAGGAGGTGATATGAGAATGTTCCGAAAAGGAACCGGAGAAATAGACAAAGCTACTGAACTTGTAGGGGCAGCGATAGTGCTAGTTGTTGGGGCATATGTCATCTACCAGATAGCAATTACCCTTTTTGGGTCTTAACCCCCTAATCTTTCTATTTTAACTGCCCTAATTAGTCTATTTACATTTTCCTTGTAAGCCCGCTTAGCTTGGTTAAACAGGTTGATGTAGTGAGTTGCTAGTATATCCCCACTCTGGCTATGTCCGACCATGAACTTGACGACACTCTCCTGAACTCCTGCTTCAATCATTTTGTTTATGAACCACTTCCTGGCATACTTCAAGGGAAGGCCACGCTTGACGTAGTAGCTCCCGACAGCATCATAGGTAATCTTGAACCTCCTCAGCTTTTTCGCCAACTCTACTGGCATAAAGACGTAGTAGCTGATTTTCCCGCCCCTCCTCCAGCCAAGCTCGTAGTAGGCGATATTACCGTCAATGTGGAGTTTCGCCTTGTCGAATGTGTTCACCAGCTTGATAGCCTCTTTGATTCGTATCCCACTAAAGAGGCAGAGGAGGCCGACAATCAGCATCTCTTCCCTCTCGACCTTGGCTAATGCCTGCCTGACTTCCTCATCACTCGGCAACCTGACGTCAATCCCGTCAGGCCGCTCTCTCAGGAGTTTCAGGAGGCTTGCTGCGAACTCCTCACTAATCATTCCATTTTCTAGTTCAAACCGGATTAGTGCTCGGATACTCCTAACGAAGAAGTTCCAGCGGCCACTCTTGCCATTGTCAACCTTGGTGAGGATTCCTCTCAAATCGGCCGGGCTCTTGATGTCAGCCTGTCCAACGTACTTGTCTAGGTAGCGGATATAGTCCCGAGCGACATCCCTACTGAGACGTTCATGGAGGTAGTGGGCGAACTCGTCCCTGACGGTGGCGTATTTGAGTGTATCCGCTGTTACGTTGGCTGTTTGGCGGTTTAGCTGACCCTTACAAGGTGGAGGTCCGGGGTTCGAATCCCCGCGGGCCCACCAGTTACAAACTTCGCCTGCGCGAAGTTTGATCAAGGTTTGTGGCTCTTTCTTGGAGCTTGCATCTAAAGTGTGATTGTCGCTAAATTCAACCTCCAGAGTGTTGGAATCTGCTATAGGGTTCCCTTTCGTGAGGAGTTCACTTTTAAACCGACGCCCAAAGGGCGTCAATGGGAAGGAACTCCTTTTAACTTGCGAAGTGAGATAGATTCCAAGGTGAAAAGCTCCAGTTAAAGTAATCACACTCAAACACATCCAAATTCAAGGAGAGCCACAAACTTTAGTGAAACTTTGCCCAGCAAAGTTTCTTTGGTGAAGCTTTTCCCAAAAGCTTCAGCGCTGGCGGAAAACAAGATGCATTTTTAAAGAGTGTGCGTTTTGAGGCGGTTTCCTTCTCATGTGCTTCTTGGGGAGTGTTTCACTCAAGAAGGCGTCCTTCGGAC comes from the Thermococcus thioreducens genome and includes:
- a CDS encoding integrase; its protein translation is MITLTGAFHLGIYLTSQVKRSSFPLTPFGRRFKSELLTKGNPIADSNTLEVEFSDNHTLDASSKKEPQTLIKLRAGEVCNWWARGDSNPGPPPCKGQLNRQTANVTADTLKYATVRDEFAHYLHERLSRDVARDYIRYLDKYVGQADIKSPADLRGILTKVDNGKSGRWNFFVRSIRALIRFELENGMISEEFAASLLKLLRERPDGIDVRLPSDEEVRQALAKVEREEMLIVGLLCLFSGIRIKEAIKLVNTFDKAKLHIDGNIAYYELGWRRGGKISYYVFMPVELAKKLRRFKITYDAVGSYYVKRGLPLKYARKWFINKMIEAGVQESVVKFMVGHSQSGDILATHYINLFNQAKRAYKENVNRLIRAVKIERLGG